The nucleotide window ATGCACCTTGCGATGTGTACCCAACAAGGCACCGTCGGGCCCAAAGATGAGAGTTGTGTTATAATACTTCTTCGTATCCGGGCTGTATTCTGGAATTGACCCACCAACGAGGTAGACTTTGTTATCAGCGGCCATTGCAGAGAGGGCGTGATAAGAGGGCGCAGCATCGTTAGACGGCGGACTAGGTTGTAGAGTCTCTGCATATTGAGGGAAGTGATCTGTTCCATAAGGCGAGTTGAAGCATTCTGGCAGAACAACAATCTTTGCTCCCAAAGAAGCTGCTCGGGCGACGTGTGAGGCTGCACTATCGAGGTTGGCCTTCTTGTCAGAGCCAGAAGCGAGTTGAATGAGAGACAGCTTGACACGCTGCTTAAGAACTGGTTCAGTGATAGACGACATCTTGCGGATGATGGAGGGGTTGCTTCGTTGGAATAGTGAGAGTGGTGGTACTGAGGTCGTTAAAGATCGAGATGCAAGCGCGAGTCGGCTAAGGACAGTTCGCATCGTTTAAAAGTAAAACCAGCAAGTTATGAAGATGGCGAAAGATATGGAAATAGTGATGAGGGTTGGTGCCGGCATCGGGGTACGAGTGATGTGATCCAATGGAAGTGGGGGTGGGGTTCATTACCAAATAGTAAAGCTCTCGGTATGACGCGGGgcaagaggaggagatgCTATTCGTCAAATGCTGTATTAATGAATGAGTTGACCAAGAGACAACCATTGAATAGCCTACAGTTACCACGATAATTTGAGAGATTATTTAGGGGAACCGCAGTGTTATTAAGATAAGGAGATACACATGAGTTACACAGAACCTCATACGAATCACTCAACAGTTGACGACCCAGGCAAATCGGTTGTATCTCAGGCGCTCTAGGCTTGATGTCGAGTATACGAGTTAAAAAACAGATCGGCACAGCTACAAATGTCATATTTCGAGAGAGTTTTATTTCTTAAGGAGTGAGATTAGCTGCCAATTGTTGCTCCTGTAGCAGCACAGCTTCATCCTTCAAACCAAAGATCAGAGTAAATCAAGTCAAGCCTCGAAACGAGTGACATCAGACAAATGACAGCCATAACCAAAATCGCCCCATAGCTAGATTTCCACTCCAATAAAAGCAAATCACATGGTATCTCAAACGATTGAGTGTGCACACTTGTATGTAGCCTGATACGGCTGTCCCCTCTCATACATGTCCTGAAAGACATTTCTTAGCAAGACTGACCATGGTCTGCCATGAGGTAAAGTGATCAAGAACGACGACCATAGACACTGAA belongs to Fusarium oxysporum Fo47 chromosome V, complete sequence and includes:
- a CDS encoding carbon-nitrogen hydrolase encodes the protein MRTVLSRLALASRSLTTSVPPLSLFQRSNPSIIRKMSSITEPVLKQRVKLSLIQLASGSDKKANLDSAASHVARAASLGAKIVVLPECFNSPYGTDHFPQYAETLQPSPPSNDAAPSYHALSAMAADNKVYLVGGSIPEYSPDTKKYYNTTLIFGPDGALLGTHRKVHLFDIDIPGKITFRESDILSPGNKVTLVDLPEYGKIAVAICYDVRFPELATIAARKGAFALIYPGAFNTTTGPLHWQLLGRARAADNQLYVALCSPARAETGYPAYGHSLVADPMAQVQVEADEKETTVDWELDPEKITEARKNIPLNTQRRFDVYPDVSEGKIQFEEP